A single window of Sphaerodactylus townsendi isolate TG3544 linkage group LG03, MPM_Stown_v2.3, whole genome shotgun sequence DNA harbors:
- the MYOCD gene encoding myocardin isoform X1, protein MTLLGSEHSMLIRSKFRSVLQLRLQQRRSREQLTNQGVMPPLKSPSAFHEQKKTLERAKTEDYLKHKIRNRPAPLELTDMHILQDSATEGSIQASQMKLKRARLADNLNEKIALRPGPLELVEKNIIPVDSAVKEAIKDTQVTFSKSSDAFAFEEDSSNDGMSPEQVRSEDSEGFTESAAGTKISETAFPSMSGTTQDHSSASENDTTDITSQQNSRPESPKEMNGQQTPPVPIATAAKSKSSSDSKNRHKKPKEAKPKVKKLKYHQYIPPDQKAEKSPPPMDSAYARLLQQQQLFLQLQILSQQQQHRHHPFNYPGSHSSQLKQSSEQAAKTTNSSPTAVANSPLSPVKGTFSGQPCISTLKPGPLPSNLDDLKVSELRQQLRIRGLPVSGTKTALMERLRPFQECSGGSVPSFNEITTVTFPVTPTSSLSSYQSQSSASLLSNGFYHFGSTSSTPPISPASSDLSVNGSLPDTFNEGPMSSPQFVLHPSPVQSGCEESLIGSHNGAGIQLEVERVDTEKDKMLVEKQKVINELTWKLQQEQRQVEELRMQLQKRKRSHGAEEKQPSAHFFGFPIKQENTASSCPFASKQTALKVQTSSSDTLNNCGPPQLPRLVNSHCMESSGQNGMLSSTFLSPQCSPQHSPLEAAKSPQHISLPPSPNSHYLLSVSPNIQGEGRSSSPQSNSHLHTTSMPTQGGQKYSTLSANFCKSNVALSEGKQPPPYADAVKQQMTRSQQMDELLDVLIETGEMPANAKDDRPCLQKVPQITVSSGTSGTSTLLKASSVFEQGPSSQLSFEHGPGNNENHLEILLNSHSPLGRTNEITLLKVGGEEPHFEGVMEGFSSKTADELLTPHEILPTPLSPMETQLSPSSGEGSGLHMSFTESPWETMEWLDLTPPSSANGFGSLTTTGPSIFNIDFLDVTDLNLNSTMDLHLQQW, encoded by the exons CATTGAAAAGCCCCTCTGCCTTCCATGAGCAAAAGAAGACCTTGGAGAGAGCTAAG ACTGAAGATTATTTAAAGCACAAGATCCGAAACAGACCTGCACCCTTAGAGCTGACTGATATGCACATTTTACAGG ATTCAGCCACAGAGGGGTCCATTCAAGCTTCACAGATGAAACTAAAAAGAGCCCGTCTTGCAGACAATCTGAATGAAAAGATTGCTCTTAGGCCAGGTCCTCTGGAGCTGGTGGAGAAGAATATCATTCCTGTTGACTCAGCTGTGAAAGAGGCCATCAAAG ATACCCAGGTGACTTTCTCAAAATCCTCAGATgcctttgcttttgaagaagacAGCAGCAATGATGGGATGTCCCCAGAGCAAGTCAGAAGTGAGGATTCTGAGGGATTCACAGAATCAGCAGCaggaaccaaaatttcagaaacaGCATTCCCCTCAATGTCAGGGACAACTCAG GATCATTCCAGTGCCTCTGAAAATGATACTACTGATATAACATCTCAGCAGAATAGCCGGCCAGAAAGTCCAAAAGAGATGAATGGGCAACAGACACCTCCTGTGCCTATTGCCACAGCAGCAAAG TCTAAATCGTCAAGTGACAGCAAGAACCGCCACAAAAAGCCCAAGGAGGCAAAGCCCAAAGTGAAGAAACTTAAATATCACCAGTACATTCCTCCTGACCAGAAAGCCGAGAAGTCTCCTCCGCCCATGGACTCGGCCTACGCGAGGCTCCTTCAGCAGCAACAGCTCTTTCTACAGCTTCAGATCCtcagtcagcagcagcagcaccggcACCATCCTTTCAACTATCCTGGCTCTCATTCCAGTCAACTGAA aCAATCCAGTGAGCAAGCGGCCAAAACCACGAACTCTTCCCCAACAGCTGTTGCTAACAGTCCTCTTTCTCCTGTGAAAGGCACCTTTTCGGGACAGCCCTGCATTTCTACTCTCAAACCAGGTCCTTTGCCATCCAATTTGGATGACTTAAAA GTGTCAGAGCTGAGGCAACAGCTCCGAATAAGAGGACTTCCTGTGTCCGGTACAAAAACAGCCCTGATGGAACGTCTGCGGCCTTTCCAAGAATGCAGTGGTGGTTCAGTGCCCAGCTTCAATGAAATAACTACAGTCACCTTCCCAGTGACTCCAACAAGCTCTCTGTCCAGCTACCAGTCCCAGTCCTCAGCCAGTCTGTTATCCAATGGATTTTACCACTTTGGCAGCACCAGCTCCACACCGCCCATCTCCCCAGCTTCTTCCGACCTGTCAGTGAATGGTTCCTTACCAGACACCTTCAACGAAGGACCCATGTCTTCCCCACAGTTCGTCTTGCATCCTTCCCCTGTGCAGAGTGGGTGTGAAGAGAGCTTGATAGGGAGCCATAATGGAGCTGGCATCCAGCTTGAAGTGGAAAGAGTCGATACAGAGAAAGACAAGATGCTGGTGGAGAAGCAAAAGGTCATCAATGAGCTCACCTGGAAATTGCAGCAAGAGCAGAGGCAAGTGGAAGAGCTGAGGATGCAGCTCCAGAAGCGCAAAAGGAGCCACGGAGCAGAGGAGAAGCAAccctcagcacatttttttggctTTCCAATCAAGCAAGAAAACACAGCATCCAGCTGTCCATTTGCATCCAAGCAAACTGCCTTGAAGGTGCAAACCAGCAGCTCTGATACACTGAACAATTGTGGGCCGCCTCAGCTCCCCCGCCTTGTAAATAGCCATTGCATGGAATCCTCAGGGCAAAATGGTATGCTATCCTCCACATTCCTAAGCCCACAGTGCTCTCCTCAGCATTCACCACTAGAGGCAGCAAAGAGCCCACAACACATCAGTCTTCCACCCTCACCAAACAGCCATTACCTCCTCTCGGTGTCCCCTAACATTCAAGGTGAAGGGCGCAGTAGTTCTCCACAGAGTAACAGCCATCTACACACCACTTCG ATGCCAACGCAGGGAGGCCAGAAGTATTCTACTCTGTCAGCCAACTTCTGTAAGTCAAATGTTGCCCTGTCAGAAGGAAAACAGCCTCCACCATATGCTGATGCAGTGAAGCAG CAGATGACCCGAAGTCAGCAGATGGATGAGCTGTTGGATGTGCTCATCGAAACTGGAG AAATGCCTGCAAATGCCAAAGATGACCGTCCTTGTCTTCAGAAAGTGCCCCAGATAACAGTGTCTTCAGGGACCTCTGGTACATCCACCTTACTAAAGGCATCATCTGTTTTTGAGCAAGGCCCTTCAAGTCAGCTGTCCTTTGAACATGGCCCTGGCAACAATGAGAACCATCTTGAAATCTTGTTAAATTCCCACAGCCCGCTAGGGCGAACAAATGAGATCACCCTTCTGAAGGTAGGTGGTGAAGAGCCTCACTTTGAAGGGGTGATGGAAGGATTTTCCAGCAAAACTGCTGATGAACTGCTCACACCTCATGAGATCCTGCCGACACCCCTCTCACCCATGGAGACTCAACTGTCTCCCTCTTCTGGTGAAGGATCTGGTTTGCACATGAGCTTCACAGAGTCTCCCTGGGAAACAATGGAATGGCTGGATCTCACTCCACCTAGCTCAGCCAATGGTTTTGGTTCCCTCACCACCACAGGCCCCAGCATCTTCAACATTGATTTCTTAGATGTGACTGATCTCAACTTGAACAGCACAATGGATCTGCACTTACAACAGTGGTGA
- the MYOCD gene encoding myocardin isoform X2, producing MTLLGSEHSMLIRSKFRSVLQLRLQQRRSREQLTNQGVMPPLKSPSAFHEQKKTLERAKTEDYLKHKIRNRPAPLELTDMHILQDSATEGSIQASQMKLKRARLADNLNEKIALRPGPLELVEKNIIPVDSAVKEAIKDAFAFEEDSSNDGMSPEQVRSEDSEGFTESAAGTKISETAFPSMSGTTQDHSSASENDTTDITSQQNSRPESPKEMNGQQTPPVPIATAAKSKSSSDSKNRHKKPKEAKPKVKKLKYHQYIPPDQKAEKSPPPMDSAYARLLQQQQLFLQLQILSQQQQHRHHPFNYPGSHSSQLKQSSEQAAKTTNSSPTAVANSPLSPVKGTFSGQPCISTLKPGPLPSNLDDLKVSELRQQLRIRGLPVSGTKTALMERLRPFQECSGGSVPSFNEITTVTFPVTPTSSLSSYQSQSSASLLSNGFYHFGSTSSTPPISPASSDLSVNGSLPDTFNEGPMSSPQFVLHPSPVQSGCEESLIGSHNGAGIQLEVERVDTEKDKMLVEKQKVINELTWKLQQEQRQVEELRMQLQKRKRSHGAEEKQPSAHFFGFPIKQENTASSCPFASKQTALKVQTSSSDTLNNCGPPQLPRLVNSHCMESSGQNGMLSSTFLSPQCSPQHSPLEAAKSPQHISLPPSPNSHYLLSVSPNIQGEGRSSSPQSNSHLHTTSMPTQGGQKYSTLSANFCKSNVALSEGKQPPPYADAVKQQMTRSQQMDELLDVLIETGEMPANAKDDRPCLQKVPQITVSSGTSGTSTLLKASSVFEQGPSSQLSFEHGPGNNENHLEILLNSHSPLGRTNEITLLKVGGEEPHFEGVMEGFSSKTADELLTPHEILPTPLSPMETQLSPSSGEGSGLHMSFTESPWETMEWLDLTPPSSANGFGSLTTTGPSIFNIDFLDVTDLNLNSTMDLHLQQW from the exons CATTGAAAAGCCCCTCTGCCTTCCATGAGCAAAAGAAGACCTTGGAGAGAGCTAAG ACTGAAGATTATTTAAAGCACAAGATCCGAAACAGACCTGCACCCTTAGAGCTGACTGATATGCACATTTTACAGG ATTCAGCCACAGAGGGGTCCATTCAAGCTTCACAGATGAAACTAAAAAGAGCCCGTCTTGCAGACAATCTGAATGAAAAGATTGCTCTTAGGCCAGGTCCTCTGGAGCTGGTGGAGAAGAATATCATTCCTGTTGACTCAGCTGTGAAAGAGGCCATCAAAG ATgcctttgcttttgaagaagacAGCAGCAATGATGGGATGTCCCCAGAGCAAGTCAGAAGTGAGGATTCTGAGGGATTCACAGAATCAGCAGCaggaaccaaaatttcagaaacaGCATTCCCCTCAATGTCAGGGACAACTCAG GATCATTCCAGTGCCTCTGAAAATGATACTACTGATATAACATCTCAGCAGAATAGCCGGCCAGAAAGTCCAAAAGAGATGAATGGGCAACAGACACCTCCTGTGCCTATTGCCACAGCAGCAAAG TCTAAATCGTCAAGTGACAGCAAGAACCGCCACAAAAAGCCCAAGGAGGCAAAGCCCAAAGTGAAGAAACTTAAATATCACCAGTACATTCCTCCTGACCAGAAAGCCGAGAAGTCTCCTCCGCCCATGGACTCGGCCTACGCGAGGCTCCTTCAGCAGCAACAGCTCTTTCTACAGCTTCAGATCCtcagtcagcagcagcagcaccggcACCATCCTTTCAACTATCCTGGCTCTCATTCCAGTCAACTGAA aCAATCCAGTGAGCAAGCGGCCAAAACCACGAACTCTTCCCCAACAGCTGTTGCTAACAGTCCTCTTTCTCCTGTGAAAGGCACCTTTTCGGGACAGCCCTGCATTTCTACTCTCAAACCAGGTCCTTTGCCATCCAATTTGGATGACTTAAAA GTGTCAGAGCTGAGGCAACAGCTCCGAATAAGAGGACTTCCTGTGTCCGGTACAAAAACAGCCCTGATGGAACGTCTGCGGCCTTTCCAAGAATGCAGTGGTGGTTCAGTGCCCAGCTTCAATGAAATAACTACAGTCACCTTCCCAGTGACTCCAACAAGCTCTCTGTCCAGCTACCAGTCCCAGTCCTCAGCCAGTCTGTTATCCAATGGATTTTACCACTTTGGCAGCACCAGCTCCACACCGCCCATCTCCCCAGCTTCTTCCGACCTGTCAGTGAATGGTTCCTTACCAGACACCTTCAACGAAGGACCCATGTCTTCCCCACAGTTCGTCTTGCATCCTTCCCCTGTGCAGAGTGGGTGTGAAGAGAGCTTGATAGGGAGCCATAATGGAGCTGGCATCCAGCTTGAAGTGGAAAGAGTCGATACAGAGAAAGACAAGATGCTGGTGGAGAAGCAAAAGGTCATCAATGAGCTCACCTGGAAATTGCAGCAAGAGCAGAGGCAAGTGGAAGAGCTGAGGATGCAGCTCCAGAAGCGCAAAAGGAGCCACGGAGCAGAGGAGAAGCAAccctcagcacatttttttggctTTCCAATCAAGCAAGAAAACACAGCATCCAGCTGTCCATTTGCATCCAAGCAAACTGCCTTGAAGGTGCAAACCAGCAGCTCTGATACACTGAACAATTGTGGGCCGCCTCAGCTCCCCCGCCTTGTAAATAGCCATTGCATGGAATCCTCAGGGCAAAATGGTATGCTATCCTCCACATTCCTAAGCCCACAGTGCTCTCCTCAGCATTCACCACTAGAGGCAGCAAAGAGCCCACAACACATCAGTCTTCCACCCTCACCAAACAGCCATTACCTCCTCTCGGTGTCCCCTAACATTCAAGGTGAAGGGCGCAGTAGTTCTCCACAGAGTAACAGCCATCTACACACCACTTCG ATGCCAACGCAGGGAGGCCAGAAGTATTCTACTCTGTCAGCCAACTTCTGTAAGTCAAATGTTGCCCTGTCAGAAGGAAAACAGCCTCCACCATATGCTGATGCAGTGAAGCAG CAGATGACCCGAAGTCAGCAGATGGATGAGCTGTTGGATGTGCTCATCGAAACTGGAG AAATGCCTGCAAATGCCAAAGATGACCGTCCTTGTCTTCAGAAAGTGCCCCAGATAACAGTGTCTTCAGGGACCTCTGGTACATCCACCTTACTAAAGGCATCATCTGTTTTTGAGCAAGGCCCTTCAAGTCAGCTGTCCTTTGAACATGGCCCTGGCAACAATGAGAACCATCTTGAAATCTTGTTAAATTCCCACAGCCCGCTAGGGCGAACAAATGAGATCACCCTTCTGAAGGTAGGTGGTGAAGAGCCTCACTTTGAAGGGGTGATGGAAGGATTTTCCAGCAAAACTGCTGATGAACTGCTCACACCTCATGAGATCCTGCCGACACCCCTCTCACCCATGGAGACTCAACTGTCTCCCTCTTCTGGTGAAGGATCTGGTTTGCACATGAGCTTCACAGAGTCTCCCTGGGAAACAATGGAATGGCTGGATCTCACTCCACCTAGCTCAGCCAATGGTTTTGGTTCCCTCACCACCACAGGCCCCAGCATCTTCAACATTGATTTCTTAGATGTGACTGATCTCAACTTGAACAGCACAATGGATCTGCACTTACAACAGTGGTGA
- the MYOCD gene encoding myocardin isoform X3 — MPPLKSPSAFHEQKKTLERAKTEDYLKHKIRNRPAPLELTDMHILQDSATEGSIQASQMKLKRARLADNLNEKIALRPGPLELVEKNIIPVDSAVKEAIKDTQVTFSKSSDAFAFEEDSSNDGMSPEQVRSEDSEGFTESAAGTKISETAFPSMSGTTQDHSSASENDTTDITSQQNSRPESPKEMNGQQTPPVPIATAAKSKSSSDSKNRHKKPKEAKPKVKKLKYHQYIPPDQKAEKSPPPMDSAYARLLQQQQLFLQLQILSQQQQHRHHPFNYPGSHSSQLKQSSEQAAKTTNSSPTAVANSPLSPVKGTFSGQPCISTLKPGPLPSNLDDLKVSELRQQLRIRGLPVSGTKTALMERLRPFQECSGGSVPSFNEITTVTFPVTPTSSLSSYQSQSSASLLSNGFYHFGSTSSTPPISPASSDLSVNGSLPDTFNEGPMSSPQFVLHPSPVQSGCEESLIGSHNGAGIQLEVERVDTEKDKMLVEKQKVINELTWKLQQEQRQVEELRMQLQKRKRSHGAEEKQPSAHFFGFPIKQENTASSCPFASKQTALKVQTSSSDTLNNCGPPQLPRLVNSHCMESSGQNGMLSSTFLSPQCSPQHSPLEAAKSPQHISLPPSPNSHYLLSVSPNIQGEGRSSSPQSNSHLHTTSMPTQGGQKYSTLSANFCKSNVALSEGKQPPPYADAVKQQMTRSQQMDELLDVLIETGEMPANAKDDRPCLQKVPQITVSSGTSGTSTLLKASSVFEQGPSSQLSFEHGPGNNENHLEILLNSHSPLGRTNEITLLKVGGEEPHFEGVMEGFSSKTADELLTPHEILPTPLSPMETQLSPSSGEGSGLHMSFTESPWETMEWLDLTPPSSANGFGSLTTTGPSIFNIDFLDVTDLNLNSTMDLHLQQW; from the exons CATTGAAAAGCCCCTCTGCCTTCCATGAGCAAAAGAAGACCTTGGAGAGAGCTAAG ACTGAAGATTATTTAAAGCACAAGATCCGAAACAGACCTGCACCCTTAGAGCTGACTGATATGCACATTTTACAGG ATTCAGCCACAGAGGGGTCCATTCAAGCTTCACAGATGAAACTAAAAAGAGCCCGTCTTGCAGACAATCTGAATGAAAAGATTGCTCTTAGGCCAGGTCCTCTGGAGCTGGTGGAGAAGAATATCATTCCTGTTGACTCAGCTGTGAAAGAGGCCATCAAAG ATACCCAGGTGACTTTCTCAAAATCCTCAGATgcctttgcttttgaagaagacAGCAGCAATGATGGGATGTCCCCAGAGCAAGTCAGAAGTGAGGATTCTGAGGGATTCACAGAATCAGCAGCaggaaccaaaatttcagaaacaGCATTCCCCTCAATGTCAGGGACAACTCAG GATCATTCCAGTGCCTCTGAAAATGATACTACTGATATAACATCTCAGCAGAATAGCCGGCCAGAAAGTCCAAAAGAGATGAATGGGCAACAGACACCTCCTGTGCCTATTGCCACAGCAGCAAAG TCTAAATCGTCAAGTGACAGCAAGAACCGCCACAAAAAGCCCAAGGAGGCAAAGCCCAAAGTGAAGAAACTTAAATATCACCAGTACATTCCTCCTGACCAGAAAGCCGAGAAGTCTCCTCCGCCCATGGACTCGGCCTACGCGAGGCTCCTTCAGCAGCAACAGCTCTTTCTACAGCTTCAGATCCtcagtcagcagcagcagcaccggcACCATCCTTTCAACTATCCTGGCTCTCATTCCAGTCAACTGAA aCAATCCAGTGAGCAAGCGGCCAAAACCACGAACTCTTCCCCAACAGCTGTTGCTAACAGTCCTCTTTCTCCTGTGAAAGGCACCTTTTCGGGACAGCCCTGCATTTCTACTCTCAAACCAGGTCCTTTGCCATCCAATTTGGATGACTTAAAA GTGTCAGAGCTGAGGCAACAGCTCCGAATAAGAGGACTTCCTGTGTCCGGTACAAAAACAGCCCTGATGGAACGTCTGCGGCCTTTCCAAGAATGCAGTGGTGGTTCAGTGCCCAGCTTCAATGAAATAACTACAGTCACCTTCCCAGTGACTCCAACAAGCTCTCTGTCCAGCTACCAGTCCCAGTCCTCAGCCAGTCTGTTATCCAATGGATTTTACCACTTTGGCAGCACCAGCTCCACACCGCCCATCTCCCCAGCTTCTTCCGACCTGTCAGTGAATGGTTCCTTACCAGACACCTTCAACGAAGGACCCATGTCTTCCCCACAGTTCGTCTTGCATCCTTCCCCTGTGCAGAGTGGGTGTGAAGAGAGCTTGATAGGGAGCCATAATGGAGCTGGCATCCAGCTTGAAGTGGAAAGAGTCGATACAGAGAAAGACAAGATGCTGGTGGAGAAGCAAAAGGTCATCAATGAGCTCACCTGGAAATTGCAGCAAGAGCAGAGGCAAGTGGAAGAGCTGAGGATGCAGCTCCAGAAGCGCAAAAGGAGCCACGGAGCAGAGGAGAAGCAAccctcagcacatttttttggctTTCCAATCAAGCAAGAAAACACAGCATCCAGCTGTCCATTTGCATCCAAGCAAACTGCCTTGAAGGTGCAAACCAGCAGCTCTGATACACTGAACAATTGTGGGCCGCCTCAGCTCCCCCGCCTTGTAAATAGCCATTGCATGGAATCCTCAGGGCAAAATGGTATGCTATCCTCCACATTCCTAAGCCCACAGTGCTCTCCTCAGCATTCACCACTAGAGGCAGCAAAGAGCCCACAACACATCAGTCTTCCACCCTCACCAAACAGCCATTACCTCCTCTCGGTGTCCCCTAACATTCAAGGTGAAGGGCGCAGTAGTTCTCCACAGAGTAACAGCCATCTACACACCACTTCG ATGCCAACGCAGGGAGGCCAGAAGTATTCTACTCTGTCAGCCAACTTCTGTAAGTCAAATGTTGCCCTGTCAGAAGGAAAACAGCCTCCACCATATGCTGATGCAGTGAAGCAG CAGATGACCCGAAGTCAGCAGATGGATGAGCTGTTGGATGTGCTCATCGAAACTGGAG AAATGCCTGCAAATGCCAAAGATGACCGTCCTTGTCTTCAGAAAGTGCCCCAGATAACAGTGTCTTCAGGGACCTCTGGTACATCCACCTTACTAAAGGCATCATCTGTTTTTGAGCAAGGCCCTTCAAGTCAGCTGTCCTTTGAACATGGCCCTGGCAACAATGAGAACCATCTTGAAATCTTGTTAAATTCCCACAGCCCGCTAGGGCGAACAAATGAGATCACCCTTCTGAAGGTAGGTGGTGAAGAGCCTCACTTTGAAGGGGTGATGGAAGGATTTTCCAGCAAAACTGCTGATGAACTGCTCACACCTCATGAGATCCTGCCGACACCCCTCTCACCCATGGAGACTCAACTGTCTCCCTCTTCTGGTGAAGGATCTGGTTTGCACATGAGCTTCACAGAGTCTCCCTGGGAAACAATGGAATGGCTGGATCTCACTCCACCTAGCTCAGCCAATGGTTTTGGTTCCCTCACCACCACAGGCCCCAGCATCTTCAACATTGATTTCTTAGATGTGACTGATCTCAACTTGAACAGCACAATGGATCTGCACTTACAACAGTGGTGA